CGAACCGATGACCTCAACCTTGGCAAGGTTGCGCTCTACCAACTGAGCTAGTATCGCATTAGTTAATCGCTGCTCTTACCGCCTTGGGCAACAGATAGCGCCTAACTGTAATGTGGTTGCGGGAGCCGGATTTGAACCGACGACCTTCGGGTTATGAGCCCGACGAGCTACCAAACTGCTCCATCCCGCGTCCGGATGCATTGTTTAAGTCAATGAATCTTGCCTTTAAAAGGCTAATTTGGAGCGATACATCGGGTTCGAACCGATGACCTCAACCTTGGCAAGGTTGCGCTCTACCAACTGAGCTAGTATCGCATTATAAAAGGTCTTTCACCCTTCGATTACCGCTTTCGCCGTAACCTACAAATTGGAGCGATACATCGGGTTCGAACCGATGACCTCAACCTTGGCAAGGTTGCGCTCTACCAACTGAGCTAGTATCGCAATCTGAAAACGTCTTTCGCCGTTCAGGGCTGCGAATTATAAGAGCATTTTTTTGTGATGCAAGTCCTTAATGCAAAATTACGAAACTTTTTACTCAACTGCTGTAAAAGCACACAGATTTGCAAAAAAATTAGCTCTTATGTCCCTGAAAAGTTAGATAAACGTAATCATTTTATCCGACTAGATGTTAATAATCGTTTTTCGGTAGTACTGCAGCTCGGCGATCGACTCTCGAATATCATCAAGTGCAAGGTGACTTCCTGACTTAGAAAAACCATCTAGCACTTCAGGTTTCCAACGACGCGCAAGCTCTTTCAGCGTGCTTACGTCAACATAGCGGTAGTGGAAGTACTCTTCTAACTCTGGCATGTGCTTGTATAGGAAACGGCGATCTTGACCAATGCTGTTGCCACAAATCGGTGACTTACCTTTTGGTACCCATTTTTCAAGAAACTCAATCGTTTGTTGGATGGCATCTTGCTCTGAAACCGTGCTTTCTTGAATTCGCTTCACGAGGCCGCTGCCAGTGTGCGTCGTTGTACACCACTCGTCCATCTTGTCCAATTCACTCTGAGGTTGGTGAATAGCCAAAACAGGTCCTTCAGCCAGGATGTTAAGCTCACTATCAGTAACGATAGTA
This region of Vibrio sp. BS-M-Sm-2 genomic DNA includes:
- the orn gene encoding oligoribonuclease translates to MSFSDQNLIWVDLEMTGLDPETHKIIEIATIVTDSELNILAEGPVLAIHQPQSELDKMDEWCTTTHTGSGLVKRIQESTVSEQDAIQQTIEFLEKWVPKGKSPICGNSIGQDRRFLYKHMPELEEYFHYRYVDVSTLKELARRWKPEVLDGFSKSGSHLALDDIRESIAELQYYRKTIINI